CGTAGCCGATGCTGCTGGTAATGTGATCAACGTTTCTGACCGCTTCCTAGCTCAGAAAACTCCTTCTTTCAGCACCGTAAACCCTAACTCTCCTTCTAACGGAACCGGTTCTTTCGTAGCTCCTTCCGTAGGTACTTTCTACTCTTCTTTAAAAGGTATTGTTCGTCACTCAGGTAACGGATGTACCGGTGGTACTGGTCGTGGTTATGAAATCAACCCATTCGACTCTACCCACTATGAAGTAGGTGCCAGCGCTCCTGCTATTGCCAATGTATTCCACTTCCCTGTAATCCCTACTAGCAGCGATTCAGTATTAATCAGTGCCGACATTTCTGACGCTGATGGTACCATCGATACTGTACAATTATTCTGGAGTGCTAATGGTTCTATGCCTACCGGTTCTTTCAACGCTGTGAACATGAACTTGGCTAGTGGAACTACTTATGAGTACTATGTTCCTGCTCAAGCTAACAACACTTTGGTACGCTATTATATTCGTGCAGTAGACAACGACGGTTCTGCGGTAATTTTCCCTGCTAGCCCTGCTGCCCAAGCTAATCCTAACTTCAACCACTATGTGGTTCGCGATAATGGTTTACGCATTTTCGATCTTCAGTTTAGTGGAAACGGAACTGGTTCTAGCGTATTCGAAGGTCAAACTGTAACTGTACGTGGTTTCATCACCTCAGCTCGTAAAGATTGTGACTTAGAGTATGTGTACTTACAAGATCCTAATGATACTATCTACGCTGGTATTGCTTTAATTCCTAACCAGGACTTAGACAATGTTTATCGCGATCAGGAAATTCAAGTAACTGGTACCATCCAGGAAACTTACGGTGTTACTTACCTGAACGTAGACAACTACGTAGGTTTGAACAATAGCCAAACCATTATGCCTATCGCTATCGATCCTTCAGATCCTAACCTGGACATGGAGATGTACGAAGGTATGTTGGTATCTTACCAAAACCCTAATGGTGGTAAAATCTACATTACCAATGCTAATGCTGGATTTGCTGAGTACACTGTAGCAACCGATCCTACTTTCGGAAGCAGCCAGTCTTCTCGCGTAATTGCCGGTCGTCAGAGCGGTACCAGTGCTAACTCTAGCCTTTATGTTTCTTTAATTGCTGACTCTAACTATGTAAGCAATGATGGAACTCTTCAGGTACCTGCCGTTATCACCAACACCAGCATGGATATGGATGCTATGCACGGTATCCTTTGGTACAGCTTCGGTAACTACAAATTGATGCCTCGTAACAACTTCGACATTGTGAACTTGAGCACTCCATTAGATACCAATGGATGTAATGTTCCTACCAATGTGAGCATCGAAGAAGTAGCAACTGCTGAAGTGGCCATCTACCCTAACCCAGCCCGCAGCCTCTTCAATATTGAGAGCGCGAATGGAACTATTGAATTCCGTTTAATGGACCTCAATGGTCGTGTGATCTTAAGCAGCAGCGATGCCGCTACCCAGCACGAAGTAAATGTGGCTAATTTAGTGAACGGTGTTTACGTATTAAACACTATCGAAACTAAAACCGGAGCTTCTAACAGCTTTAAAGTTGTTGTAGCCCACTAATAATTTCAGGGAAGCCTTCTCCGGGAGGCTTCCCTTTTTAATTTTCATTCCTATGCCGGGAAAATTAAAATCCATCCTTTGGGGCCTCAGCGCGGTTTTGCTCATCGCAGGCTGTCGCAAAGGCGAAATTGATCGCAATGGTTTACCCGATACCTTCATCAGCTATGAAGCTATCAATCTAAGCGGTCAGAATCGTTTAAACTCCTCTGTTCGCCTTACTTGGTATGGCACCGATGGAGATGGTTATATTTCCGGCTACGAGCTATCACTCGACAATCAGAATTGGGAGTACACCACTACTCAGGATTCTGTTTTCCTATTTGACATTCCTCCGGGTCAGGACTCTGCTGATATCAGCTTCTTCGTACGTGCCATTGATAATGATGGTAATATCGATCCCAGCCCGGCTTTCTTAAAAGTTCCACTGATCAACACTCCGCCAGATGCGGCTTTCTTAGACGATCGTGGACCATCTGATACTGCTTTTATTGCTGCCACTTTCTTTTGGCAAGCTTCCGACCCCGATGGGGACAATACCCTCAAAGCAGTAGAGATGAAAATCAATGAGGGCGACTGGGTTGAAATCGACCGCAGTCAAAACCTCATCACCTTCTTGGCTGATACCTCTATTCAAAACGGTGAAGCCAGTGCTGAAATCTATTACGGACAATCAACGGCCGCAGCACCTTACAACATTAACGGATTAAAAGTAAACGACACCAACCGTGTTTACATCCGCTCTATCGACATTGCAGATGCAATTAGCGATGTCGATACCTCTGAAGTTTTCTACTTCCGCCCTAAAACCAGCGGCGTAAATATGCTTTGGGTTTCCGGTCATAATGCCGGTATTAAAAACCAGTACAAAGGATACCTTCAAAGCAATAATCTCAATTACGATCTCTTGAACTTTGGCTATGCCCAAGGAGCGAATCTCCCAAAGTATTTTGATCCAACCGTTCAATTGATCTTTAAACAATATCAGCAGGCCTTTTTAAACTTGCCTTCTACCAATTTCCGTAATTCGGTTACCGGTGATGAAAAACCTCTTATCGACTATCTGGCGCCGGTTATTCAGCGCTTTACGGATAATGGTGGTAAATACTTCCTCACCACTCAATTAACCAGCACTCAGGATCTCAGTGAATCTCGCTCGGTATATCCCATTGATGATATCGTAGTATCAACCGTTCCGGGTTCGCAAGCGCGTATTACTACCGATTCGGCTTTGGTAAATTTGGTGGACACCACCTTATATCCTGAATTGGCTCCCACCAATGTAGAGTTTGGCGTTGTGCCCATGGTGGCTTCTGCCGATGCCCAGAATTTTTACTATGCTCAAATTACGCGCTTCCGCGGATGGAATGGCAGCTCTCAAGTAGTAGCCGCCGTTCGTCGTCGCAATTCTAAAATCTCCCAGGTATTCTTCTGCATGGAGCTTCATCGCTTTGAACGGAATGCCGGTGCTATTGAACAATTAATCGGTGAAATCTTCGATAATGAATTCTAAGCTCCTTTACCGTCTTCTGGCCTTCCTGTTTTTAGGCCTCAGCCTCCAGGCTCAAAGCGAAGAAAAAGCCTCCTTAAGTGGAGTGATCACCGATGCCAAAAGCGGGGAAACCTTACCCGGTGCCAATGTGCTTTTGGTAGGAACCTATTTGGGCGCCGCAGCGGATATCAATGGTAATTATGTAATCAATGGAATTAAGGCCCAGGATTACACCATTAAGGTTCAGTTTATCGGTTATGAAACCAAGCTTTTTACCGGCATCTCCTTTGAGCCCGGCGAAAGCAAGGTGCTCAATATCGAATTACGTGAACAACGCGAATCTCTTAATGAGGTAACCATTGTTGGTAAGAAGGAACAAATTAGCCTTGAGAAAGCCAGCAGTGAAGTAACCATCAGTCAGGAGCAAATCTCGCAGATGAATGTACGCGATGTGCAGGAAGTACTGCAGATGCAAGCTGGGGTGATTAAAACTCAGGATGGTTTGCAAATCCGTGGTGCTCGGGTTTACGAAACCGAGTACATCGTTGATGGTATTTCTGCCCAAGATCCACTAGCCGGTACTGGTTTTGGTGTGGATGTAAATTCGAGCTCCGTGGCCAGTGTAGACCTTATCACGGGTGGTGTGGGTGCCGAATTTGGTGGAGGTAGCTCCGGGGTAGTTAATACCCGCATCCGCGAAGGAGGCGAGAAATTCCAAATTAGTGGTCGCTATCAGCGTGATAACCTTGGAAATTCCGATATCGCCAGTAGCTTTAATACCGATCGCTTCGAACTGAATGTTGGTTCTCCTATTCCCGGCACTCAAAAAAAATTGACGCTGTTTGCCAGTATCTCGGCCTATATGACCGACGAATATTTCGGAGCTACAGCCGATCAATTGGAAAGCTCACTCTTTAGTGCCAATCCCGAATTTTGGGCACCGCGCTATACCAACTCCTACACTAATACCATTAAGCTAGCTTATAAACTGCGCTCTGGCACCAAATTGACCTTAACCAATCAGCATTCGCTGAACATCAACCAGAATACCCGTACGCTGCAAATTGTAGGTTTTGACGCCATCTTAACGCCGGGTTTCCAATACAACCGCAGCAATAATTTGGACAATGCAACCACTTATACGCATCACTCCAATTTAACGGCCTTAAACCTCAATCACCTTATCACTAAAAACTGGGGACTGAGTGTTTCAGTAGGTCGCTTATTCACTAATTTGCGCGCCGATGCTAATGGTCGTCCTTTCCGTACCGAAACGGTCGATCAGATCTTAGATGAACAACACATCATCTCCTCTCCCATTGAAATCTTTAACCCGGGCGATCCTCGTGGTATTTACTACGTATCTGTAGGTGACGGATTAATCAACAATGGTGGTATTACCCCTACCTGGCACGATCACTATGTGGAAGAATACAGTGTAAATGGCAAAGCCACCTGGATTCCGGATAACAAACAACATGAGTTAAGCTTCGGGCTCCAAAACACTTTTACCGAATACCAATGGGTAGATGTTACCCGTCCTTGGGTAGGTGCCCCGATTAAGATCAACGACAGTACCTACACCCAATCAGTAAGCATTGGTTCAAGCAATGATATCTGGTCGGTAAACCCCATCGAAACCGGTTTATTTGTACAAGATCGCATTAGCTATAAAGGGATTATTGCTACCCTCGGGCTGCGATTAAACATGTGGGCTCCCGGTAAATTTGTGGATGATGCTGTAAATGATCCTAGCGCTCCGGTAATTGATCAGGTACGCGAAGATTATCTCGCTAAAACCAGCGAGGTATTTGGTTTACGGTGGAAAGCACGCTTACTGCCTAAAATCAATGTGAGCTTCCCGGTAACGGAAAATAATGTGCTCTACTTTAACTACGGGCATAGCATGCGTTTACCTCACCCTCGTTTCATTTATGCCGGATTAGACCCCACCTATCAGGATCGTTCTTTCCTGGCTAGCTTGGGTAACCCCGATTTGGATCCAGAGGTGAATGTGAGCTACGAGATTGGATTGAAATCCAAATTGAATAAGGATTTGGCCATGAGCCTTACCGCCTTTAACAATAACCGTTTCGATTATATCGTATCCCGTCGGGTAA
The Croceimicrobium hydrocarbonivorans genome window above contains:
- a CDS encoding T9SS type A sorting domain-containing protein; protein product: MRKLLPLFLGLFMTSLLSAQTYPLVTIQQINQVIDLAACNDSSVYLGDTVRFRAHVVTDGGLSEVASSSVQGGNRPFIYMIDTAMGGVVDSLGGIEVMGVYTDGSGNLQPIPGFTALFQGDKVEVTAVVEQYENNTQLTTLDVNSVTLLTSGDLPSSAFVPKTLPLGDLNDAQRVNNVQSGEYWQNSFVELQNVTVVQVIPFSGNRVSFNVADAAGNVINVSDRFLAQKTPSFSTVNPNSPSNGTGSFVAPSVGTFYSSLKGIVRHSGNGCTGGTGRGYEINPFDSTHYEVGASAPAIANVFHFPVIPTSSDSVLISADISDADGTIDTVQLFWSANGSMPTGSFNAVNMNLASGTTYEYYVPAQANNTLVRYYIRAVDNDGSAVIFPASPAAQANPNFNHYVVRDNGLRIFDLQFSGNGTGSSVFEGQTVTVRGFITSARKDCDLEYVYLQDPNDTIYAGIALIPNQDLDNVYRDQEIQVTGTIQETYGVTYLNVDNYVGLNNSQTIMPIAIDPSDPNLDMEMYEGMLVSYQNPNGGKIYITNANAGFAEYTVATDPTFGSSQSSRVIAGRQSGTSANSSLYVSLIADSNYVSNDGTLQVPAVITNTSMDMDAMHGILWYSFGNYKLMPRNNFDIVNLSTPLDTNGCNVPTNVSIEEVATAEVAIYPNPARSLFNIESANGTIEFRLMDLNGRVILSSSDAATQHEVNVANLVNGVYVLNTIETKTGASNSFKVVVAH
- a CDS encoding TonB-dependent receptor, which gives rise to MNSKLLYRLLAFLFLGLSLQAQSEEKASLSGVITDAKSGETLPGANVLLVGTYLGAAADINGNYVINGIKAQDYTIKVQFIGYETKLFTGISFEPGESKVLNIELREQRESLNEVTIVGKKEQISLEKASSEVTISQEQISQMNVRDVQEVLQMQAGVIKTQDGLQIRGARVYETEYIVDGISAQDPLAGTGFGVDVNSSSVASVDLITGGVGAEFGGGSSGVVNTRIREGGEKFQISGRYQRDNLGNSDIASSFNTDRFELNVGSPIPGTQKKLTLFASISAYMTDEYFGATADQLESSLFSANPEFWAPRYTNSYTNTIKLAYKLRSGTKLTLTNQHSLNINQNTRTLQIVGFDAILTPGFQYNRSNNLDNATTYTHHSNLTALNLNHLITKNWGLSVSVGRLFTNLRADANGRPFRTETVDQILDEQHIISSPIEIFNPGDPRGIYYVSVGDGLINNGGITPTWHDHYVEEYSVNGKATWIPDNKQHELSFGLQNTFTEYQWVDVTRPWVGAPIKINDSTYTQSVSIGSSNDIWSVNPIETGLFVQDRISYKGIIATLGLRLNMWAPGKFVDDAVNDPSAPVIDQVREDYLAKTSEVFGLRWKARLLPKINVSFPVTENNVLYFNYGHSMRLPHPRFIYAGLDPTYQDRSFLASLGNPDLDPEVNVSYEIGLKSKLNKDLAMSLTAFNNNRFDYIVSRRVIVADQTGRPTTKNFYINQDYANIYGVELGLNYRIGRYLNSFANIGYQVARGKSNSARESSLQIEQNGEVSLSREQYLAFDRPWNINTGIIFAPDSTLPILGMNWTGFSAFLSYQFTSGFRYTPQQLTRTNELGRPIYEPIVDQYLQNQAKPWHNIDLKLSYNLPLGMKRGKGVSLSVEIRNLANAKNSQIINPVTGEAYEYGDDVPITWRDPRYSGPQESGVDPRNPARYLAPRQILYGIEFRF